Proteins co-encoded in one bacterium genomic window:
- a CDS encoding exodeoxyribonuclease VII small subunit, translating into MAAQSSFEDSLKKLESIVEKMESGDLKLEDSLKLFEDGMKLTRECNARLNEIEKKVKLLLKSASAKAKDEASED; encoded by the coding sequence ATGGCCGCCCAATCGTCCTTCGAAGATTCCCTCAAAAAGCTCGAATCCATCGTGGAAAAGATGGAATCAGGCGACCTCAAGCTCGAGGACTCCCTCAAGCTCTTCGAGGACGGCATGAAACTCACCCGCGAATGCAACGCCCGCCTCAATGAGATCGAGAAGAAGGTCAAGCTGCTCCTGAAGAGCGCCTCGGCGAAGGCCAAAGACGAAGCCTCCGAGGATTGA
- the xseA gene encoding exodeoxyribonuclease VII large subunit encodes MNGESRTIHSVSEVLQATRMLLEGKFSNILVQGELTDFKHHSSGHMYFSLKDDKGVLRCAFFKGQNYGLAFKLENGMKVVAGGTLSLYQAFGQFQMIVQSVEPQGVGSLQLAFEQLKKKLGEEGLFDPARKRALPKYPKRIAIVTSSQGAAIQDFLKILATRVGIEGFDIFDVHVQGKEAPAEIIAAIREISEREEHDVLVLTRGGGSQEDLAVFNDEGVVRALAASQVPTISAIGHEVDFSLCDFVADLRAPTPTAAAAMLAPGRDEVAAEIEGYAHRLRDAWMDQLEGKRRDLKELAGILQERRPDHLMAEARQDLDRLAEDLEEGLLQNLQDQKLKLQRFSDFLARVTPMSQVQPYREKLKGLAAQLQAYHPHGPLKRGYAIVSEGSTGKILRDARQVAQGDRLHVQLGTGSLESEVLRIEDPSDPQ; translated from the coding sequence ATGAACGGCGAATCCCGTACGATCCACTCCGTCTCCGAGGTGCTCCAGGCCACCCGCATGCTCCTGGAAGGGAAGTTCTCCAACATCCTGGTCCAGGGCGAGCTGACGGACTTCAAACACCACTCCTCCGGGCACATGTATTTCTCGCTGAAAGATGACAAAGGCGTCCTACGCTGTGCCTTTTTCAAGGGCCAGAACTACGGCCTGGCCTTCAAGCTGGAGAACGGCATGAAGGTGGTGGCGGGCGGTACCCTCTCCCTTTACCAGGCCTTTGGCCAATTCCAGATGATCGTTCAGAGCGTGGAACCCCAGGGCGTGGGAAGCCTCCAACTGGCTTTCGAGCAATTGAAGAAAAAGCTGGGGGAAGAAGGGCTTTTTGACCCGGCCCGCAAGCGCGCTCTCCCCAAATACCCCAAACGCATCGCCATCGTCACCTCGTCCCAAGGCGCGGCCATCCAGGACTTCCTGAAGATATTGGCCACCCGGGTCGGCATCGAGGGCTTCGACATCTTCGACGTCCATGTCCAAGGCAAGGAAGCCCCGGCCGAGATCATCGCCGCCATCCGGGAAATTTCGGAGAGGGAAGAGCACGACGTTTTGGTCCTCACCCGGGGCGGGGGAAGCCAGGAAGACCTGGCGGTCTTCAACGACGAAGGCGTGGTGCGGGCCCTGGCGGCCTCCCAAGTACCCACCATCAGCGCCATCGGCCACGAGGTGGATTTCAGCCTTTGCGATTTCGTCGCCGACCTGCGGGCCCCCACCCCCACCGCCGCGGCCGCCATGCTGGCCCCGGGCCGGGACGAGGTGGCCGCCGAGATCGAAGGATATGCCCATCGTCTGCGGGACGCCTGGATGGACCAACTGGAAGGGAAGCGCCGCGACCTCAAGGAACTGGCGGGCATCCTTCAGGAGCGGCGGCCGGACCATCTCATGGCCGAGGCAAGGCAGGACCTGGATCGCCTGGCGGAAGACCTGGAAGAAGGGCTCCTGCAAAACCTCCAGGACCAAAAGCTCAAGCTCCAGCGTTTCTCTGATTTCCTGGCCCGGGTGACGCCCATGTCCCAGGTCCAACCCTACCGGGAGAAACTCAAAGGTCTCGCGGCCCAACTCCAGGCCTATCACCCCCACGGTCCCTTGAAGCGGGGTTACGCCATCGTCAGCGAAGGATCGACGGGCAAGATCCTGCGCGACGCCAGGCAGGTCGCCCAGGGGGACCGTCTTCACGTCCAGCTTGGGACAGGCTCCCTGGAGTCCGAAGTCCTGAGGATCGAGGACCCTTCAGATCCCCAGTGA
- a CDS encoding divergent PAP2 family protein: MDPLTQIFTSKIFYVTAIGWAVAQGLKVLIYYWRNHKIDFRLFVGTGGMPSSHSAFVSTMATSIGFTSGWDSPVFLLAFGLAAIIMSDAAGVRRAAGQQAKILNAIIDDLYSSKPVPPERLRELLGHTPVQVFVGAFLGIGIAVLFYKL; the protein is encoded by the coding sequence ATGGATCCCCTGACGCAGATATTTACCTCGAAGATTTTCTATGTGACCGCCATCGGTTGGGCCGTCGCGCAGGGCCTGAAAGTATTGATTTACTATTGGAGGAACCATAAAATCGACTTTCGATTGTTCGTCGGAACCGGTGGCATGCCGAGCTCACATTCGGCCTTCGTGAGCACCATGGCCACCAGCATCGGATTCACTTCCGGTTGGGATTCCCCCGTTTTCCTGTTGGCCTTCGGGTTGGCGGCCATCATCATGTCGGACGCGGCGGGCGTCCGCCGGGCCGCGGGGCAACAGGCCAAGATCCTCAATGCGATCATTGACGATCTTTACAGTTCCAAGCCCGTCCCTCCCGAGCGCCTGAGGGAACTCCTGGGGCATACCCCTGTCCAGGTCTTCGTCGGGGCCTTTTTGGGGATCGGCATCGCCGTTCTGTTCTACAAGCTTTAA
- the dxs gene encoding 1-deoxy-D-xylulose-5-phosphate synthase, translating into MYEYLDKIESPAQLRALAPEALPKVAEELRDFLLTSVSKTGGHLGSSLGAVELTLALHYVYDTPQDRIVWDVGHQAYGHKALTGRRELFPTLRQFKGLCGFPKRNESEYDTFAVGHAGTALSAAYGMSRARDMQKKEFQVVAVVGDASISNGLSMEALNHIGDDPNLNMTVILNDNEMSISPSVGSMTAYLNKILAGKSYNEAKTHVERFIDRIPKVGHQMLAMTHHAEEALKGFMTPGTLFEELGLRYYGPIDGHDLRTLVEIFKKVKQLKGPILLHVVTQKGKGYSFAEENPEKFHGVTVFDKETGKSTSAPVAGAPPAYTKVFGDTMIELAQQDPRIVAITAGMPEGTGLKKFGESFPDRFIDVGIAEGHGVCMAAGLACEGMVPVAAIYSTFLQRAYDQIIHDVCLQKLPVVFALDRGGLVGEDGETHQGVYDLSYLRCVPNMTVMAPADENELRHMLYTAVGHGAPIALRYPRGNGEGVALDPVLKKLEIGKGVQLEEGKDFALLAIGRMVGVAKQVREMLKKEGLEGAVANMRFVKPLDEALLLSLARKSKVLLTLEENVLMGGFGSAVLEALQKNGVSDIAVRCVGIPDKYIEHGKPQLQREMCGLEPSQVAQAVREVLKDQKPYMLGVV; encoded by the coding sequence ATGTACGAGTATCTCGACAAGATCGAAAGCCCGGCCCAGTTAAGGGCCCTCGCGCCCGAAGCCCTGCCCAAGGTGGCGGAGGAACTGCGCGACTTCCTTTTGACCTCGGTCTCCAAGACCGGCGGCCATTTGGGCTCCAGCCTGGGCGCGGTCGAACTGACCCTGGCCCTCCACTACGTCTATGACACCCCCCAGGACCGCATCGTCTGGGACGTCGGGCACCAGGCCTACGGCCACAAGGCCCTGACCGGCCGCCGGGAGCTTTTCCCGACCCTTCGCCAGTTCAAGGGACTCTGCGGTTTCCCCAAGCGCAACGAGAGCGAATACGACACCTTCGCGGTCGGGCACGCCGGGACGGCCCTTTCCGCCGCCTACGGCATGTCCCGGGCCCGGGACATGCAGAAGAAGGAGTTCCAGGTGGTGGCCGTGGTGGGAGACGCCTCCATCTCCAACGGCCTCTCCATGGAGGCCCTGAACCATATCGGCGACGACCCCAACCTGAACATGACGGTCATCCTCAACGACAACGAGATGTCCATCTCCCCCAGCGTGGGATCCATGACCGCCTACCTGAACAAGATCCTGGCGGGGAAGTCCTACAACGAGGCCAAGACCCACGTGGAGCGCTTCATCGACCGCATCCCCAAGGTGGGCCACCAGATGCTGGCCATGACCCACCACGCCGAAGAGGCCCTCAAGGGATTCATGACCCCCGGGACCCTCTTCGAGGAACTGGGCCTTCGCTACTACGGCCCCATCGACGGCCACGACCTCAGGACCCTGGTGGAGATCTTCAAGAAGGTGAAGCAGTTGAAGGGCCCCATCCTGTTGCATGTGGTCACCCAGAAGGGGAAGGGCTACAGCTTCGCCGAGGAGAATCCCGAGAAGTTCCACGGCGTGACGGTCTTCGACAAGGAAACGGGCAAGAGCACCTCCGCGCCCGTCGCCGGCGCGCCCCCGGCCTACACCAAGGTCTTCGGCGATACCATGATCGAACTGGCCCAACAGGACCCCCGGATCGTGGCCATCACCGCCGGCATGCCCGAGGGCACCGGCCTCAAGAAGTTTGGCGAATCCTTTCCGGACCGTTTCATCGACGTGGGCATCGCCGAGGGCCATGGCGTCTGCATGGCGGCCGGTCTGGCCTGCGAGGGCATGGTGCCGGTGGCGGCCATCTACTCGACCTTCCTGCAGAGGGCCTACGACCAGATCATCCACGACGTCTGCCTCCAGAAACTTCCCGTGGTCTTCGCGTTGGACCGGGGCGGTCTGGTCGGGGAGGACGGCGAGACCCACCAGGGCGTTTACGACCTCTCCTACCTGCGTTGCGTACCCAACATGACCGTCATGGCCCCGGCCGATGAGAACGAACTACGCCACATGCTCTACACGGCGGTCGGCCACGGCGCCCCGATCGCCTTGCGTTATCCCCGCGGCAACGGGGAAGGGGTGGCCCTGGATCCCGTCCTCAAGAAACTCGAGATCGGCAAGGGCGTTCAACTGGAGGAAGGGAAGGATTTCGCCCTCTTGGCCATCGGCCGCATGGTCGGTGTCGCCAAGCAGGTCCGTGAGATGTTGAAGAAAGAAGGACTGGAAGGGGCGGTGGCCAACATGCGCTTCGTAAAGCCATTGGACGAGGCTCTCCTCTTGTCCCTGGCCCGCAAATCAAAGGTCCTCCTGACCCTGGAAGAGAACGTGCTGATGGGCGGTTTCGGGAGCGCGGTCCTGGAAGCCCTCCAAAAGAACGGGGTGTCCGATATCGCCGTGCGCTGCGTCGGCATCCCCGATAAGTACATCGAGCACGGTAAACCCCAATTGCAGAGGGAAATGTGCGGTCTGGAGCCTTCACAAGTGGCCCAGGCGGTGCGTGAGGTCCTCAAGGACCAAAA
- a CDS encoding farnesyl diphosphate synthase translates to MAFLLKSYLEKKRLLVEKGLRRAFQNRANCPPALWNAMRYSIFAGGKRLRPILCLASAEALGLPQKDALRIAVALEMIHTYSLIHDDLPALDDDDYRRGRKTNHKVYGEAMAILAGDGLFTYAFEWVTDPKGYSAPYRRNIASVAYELAHYAGWPGMVGGQVDDVLAERQVPRLAKVLSIHRRKTGALLLSSVRLPALLAGASRPKLNAVTRYGWAAGLAFQVVDDILNETGSSRELGKKAGSDRARGKMTFPAAIGLDASRRKVRLLTGEALGSLRTLGPKAEPLRQLALYMAERTN, encoded by the coding sequence TTGGCCTTCCTCCTGAAGTCCTACCTGGAAAAGAAGCGTCTGCTGGTCGAGAAAGGCCTTCGGCGGGCCTTTCAAAACCGGGCCAACTGCCCTCCGGCCCTTTGGAACGCCATGCGTTACAGCATTTTCGCCGGGGGCAAGCGCCTGCGGCCCATCCTCTGCCTGGCTTCCGCCGAGGCCTTGGGTCTCCCGCAAAAGGACGCTTTACGGATCGCCGTGGCCCTGGAGATGATCCACACCTACAGCCTCATCCACGACGACCTTCCGGCGCTCGATGACGACGATTACCGCCGTGGCCGCAAGACCAACCACAAGGTCTATGGGGAGGCCATGGCCATTCTGGCCGGGGACGGCCTCTTCACCTACGCCTTCGAGTGGGTCACCGACCCCAAGGGCTATTCGGCCCCCTACCGCCGCAACATCGCCTCGGTCGCCTACGAACTGGCCCATTACGCCGGCTGGCCCGGTATGGTGGGGGGGCAAGTGGACGACGTCCTGGCCGAACGCCAGGTGCCGCGCCTCGCCAAGGTCCTTTCCATCCACCGCCGTAAGACCGGCGCGCTCCTCCTTTCCAGCGTCCGCCTTCCGGCCCTTTTGGCGGGCGCTTCCCGTCCAAAGCTAAACGCCGTCACCCGTTACGGTTGGGCCGCCGGGTTGGCCTTCCAGGTGGTGGACGACATCCTCAACGAAACGGGGAGCAGCCGGGAATTGGGGAAGAAGGCCGGCAGCGACCGGGCCCGCGGTAAAATGACGTTCCCCGCGGCGATCGGTTTGGACGCCTCGCGGCGGAAGGTCCGCCTCCTGACCGGGGAAGCCCTGGGATCCCTCCGGACCTTGGGGCCCAAGGCCGAACCTTTGCGGCAGTTGGCGCTCTACATGGCCGAACGGACGAATTGA
- a CDS encoding PfkB family carbohydrate kinase, with product MIHLVTLNPALDLELYLRSPRHGKIGEVLFSDVESGGKALNIARYLKKSRVPFTVWSGTGGGDHPTHLLYRSLLEREGLAVNFLSRQAPVRLNVVVERNGRREKFNHPGFELDLTGFQRLDRTLRRDDLLVLTGRLPQGMNPKLYASWAAAYGAKGVRVAVDTSGVPLREALKAGVWFFKVNLFEFNEGLGKGFRDLDQVAKFIPVFLKAGLLHGAVTNGAEGAVLWNGPVACRVKPSQKLSGKMVVGAGDGFLAGYLKAYREKKNFWDCARTAGAFAATVARTGIMKFDADLAKKNLKRTTLQRL from the coding sequence ATGATCCATCTCGTGACCTTGAATCCCGCCCTGGACCTGGAGCTTTACCTGCGTTCCCCCCGCCATGGCAAGATCGGGGAAGTCCTTTTCTCGGACGTTGAATCCGGGGGCAAAGCCCTGAACATCGCCCGCTACCTCAAGAAAAGCCGGGTCCCTTTCACGGTCTGGTCCGGCACCGGGGGCGGGGATCATCCCACCCACCTCCTCTACCGATCGCTCCTGGAACGGGAGGGGCTTGCGGTGAATTTCCTCAGCCGCCAGGCTCCGGTCCGTTTGAATGTGGTGGTCGAAAGGAACGGCAGGAGGGAGAAGTTCAACCACCCCGGGTTCGAATTGGACCTGACCGGATTCCAACGTTTGGACCGGACCTTGCGACGGGACGACCTGCTGGTCCTGACCGGGCGCCTTCCCCAGGGGATGAACCCCAAGCTCTACGCTTCCTGGGCGGCGGCCTACGGCGCCAAGGGTGTCCGGGTGGCGGTCGATACCTCGGGCGTGCCCCTGCGGGAAGCCTTGAAGGCGGGGGTTTGGTTCTTCAAAGTGAACCTTTTCGAGTTCAACGAAGGTTTGGGCAAAGGTTTCCGGGACCTGGACCAGGTCGCCAAGTTCATCCCGGTCTTTCTCAAGGCGGGTTTGTTGCATGGAGCCGTCACGAACGGGGCCGAAGGCGCCGTCCTATGGAACGGGCCCGTGGCCTGCCGGGTGAAGCCTTCCCAAAAGTTGTCCGGAAAGATGGTGGTCGGGGCCGGGGACGGCTTCCTGGCCGGGTACCTCAAGGCCTACCGGGAGAAGAAGAACTTCTGGGACTGCGCCCGGACGGCCGGCGCCTTCGCCGCCACCGTGGCCCGGACCGGTATCATGAAATTCGATGCGGACTTGGCGAAGAAAAACCTTAAAAGGACCACCCTTCAGCGTCTTTAG